The sequence below is a genomic window from Chondrinema litorale.
TTTTTATATACTGGAACTGTGCTACATGGTTCACCATACATAATAGATTTTACATAAGGGTAAAGCTTTCGGCATACTTCCATATAGGCCGAAGCTGGTACGTTAACTTTACTGCATCCTTTTACCACTACCATTTTATCTTTAAAGCTTTCGAAATCAATACCACCAACGGCATTGTGAAAGAGGATCATCTCTAGGTCGTCTAAGTCACCTTGAACAATCAAGTTACAGTATGCTTCAGCTTTGGTTGCAATAATCATATAGGCCCAAGTGGGAATAATGGCATCTGCTGTACAAGTTACAGCCAGGTTTTTGTCTTGATATTGGCTCCAATCATGATTTTTTGCCCATTCTCTAAAATCTTTCTCTCTCAATATCATTCCCTGAAACAAAACATCTTTTAAGTCTAAAAGTATTCTTTCTCCTGGATGATAATATGCTTCGAGCTCCAAAGTAACTAGGGGGCTTTTAGTTACTCTATTTACAATTTCTTCCATTATATATGTAGTTGTTTTTTCTAGATAATTTCAAATTTTGATAATAATACTGAGGTTGCCACAGTACACGCTGTTTCAGTTCTTAATACTCTTTCTCCTAAACTAAGCATAGAAAAGTTATGTTCCCTAAGCTTTTGTCTTTCTTTATTAGACCAGCCTCTTTCTGGCCCCAATGCTAAAACTGTATCGCACTTACTCACTTTTACTTTACCTATACTATTAGAGAATTCGTAGTTGTCAAAAGCTATTTTTTGATACTCTTCAAAGAATGGAAATGCATCAGTTAAACATTCGTGAATGTACACTTCTGGCAGGTAGGGATTAAATGCCTGTTCGGCGCCTTCTATTAAGTAATTTCTTATTCTAGATATGTCATAGGCTTTACTGTGAGCATAGGACTTTTCAGACTTTTCTGAAACAACAAAGTGTAGTGCCTTTACACCTAAAGTGCAAAGGTCTCTAATCGTGCGCTGGATGTTTACAGGCCTGATAATACCAATAATTAAGCTAACCGGGTTTAATGTTACTGGTGTGTTACTCTCTTTAGAATAACTTAACTTAACCAAACTATCTTTTGTATGAGTATAATATGCTTTGCCGATAGATTTGTTGATAATGCCAGCATCAAAAGTTTCTCCTTCTTTAATTTTGAGTACTTTTTTAATATGATGGATTCTTCTATCACTCATCTGAATTTCTGATTCCAACTCTACTTCATCGAAAAGTACAATATTCATATTTTTAGATTTTTTTAAAATATAAAGATATAAAAGTGAAACGAAAGCAGTTGTATACTGTAAGCGTTACAGTTATTACATTTTAAAATTTTACCTAACACTAAAAAACTTACTAAAATTAATCAGCATGAAAAACAAAATACTTGCGCTGGCATTTTCACTCGTTGTACTTACATTTTCATCTCAATTAGCATTTGCTCAAGAAAAAGGAGCAGTTACAGCAGGAGGAGGCTTTGTGTATGGCTCATCATTAGAGAAACTTGGATTAGGTTTAACAGGTCAATATTATTTTACAGATAATCTTGCAGGAGAAGTCGGCCTAAATTTTTTCTTCCCAAATAAAGTAAGAACCAATAACTACGAAGCTAAATATTCTGTATGGACGATTAACCTAAATGTTAATTATTATTTCAACGCTCAAAGTGATGTTGTAAAGCCTTATGTTTTGGGTGGACTTAATTTCGCAAATATTAAATCTAAAGTATCTCGCTACAGTGAAAGCTATTCAGATACTCATACAGAAGTAGGAATTAATTTAGGTGGAGGTCTTGATTTTACAATTTCAGATAAAGTGACTCCATTTTTTAATATGAAATATGTAGTGAGTGATTTAGATCAATTGGTAATTGGAGCAGGTGCAAGATTCAGGTTGAAATGATATACATAATTATTCAATGCTTCGAAAGCTGTCGAGAGACAGCTTTTTTTGTTATACAAAATGTAGAATTATTCCCCACTTTGTTTCGCCTTTCCTCAAGCATTTACCCAATCTATAATTCAAGAAAATCAATAAATAGCCATATATGGCTCATATAGCCTATTTTGCTATTTATTCTTACTATGGCATGCTTTTAACTTTTATCTATGTGTTTCATTATGCAAATAAGTTTGCATTTGGAAATGTAGAATGTAAATAAGCTCCATACAATCAACCAGCTGAAAAAGAGCCGGAAAAGTTTCCGGCTCCTTTTTATTTAAAATGAAAACACAATTGAATCCAATCATTTTTTTGCCTTCCATGCCCTACATTTTTTTCCCTTTATTTCTTTCATTTTATCGCTTTTCATTAACTTGGATGCTTGGTAATTAAATTAATATTATGCCGAAGATTCTGATAGTTGATGATGATCCGTCATTCGGATTGATGTTGAAAAAATTTTTGGAAAAAAAGGGCTTTGAAGCTAACGAAGTTCTAACTGGTAAGAGTTGTTTGGAGAAAATGGCTGAAGAGTCATTTGATTTGGCTTTGCTGGATTTCAGATTGCCCGATATGGATGGACTGGATTTACTAAAAGCCATTAGGCAAAAGAATATCCAAATTCCCATTATTTTAATGACTAGCTATGCGAATATTCGTACAGCAGTTAAAGCCATCCAAATGGGAGCGTTTGAATATCTGGTAAAGCCAATTAATCCTGACGAAACTTTATTGTTAATTAAACAAGCACTTAACCAACCAAAAGAAACAAAGAAGAGCGAAGCACCAGAAACTGATAAAGGTAGTGCTGAGAAATCTAAACCTGTAAGCAAAGGTGGTATAAAGTTTATCGAAGGTATCTCAAATGAGTCTACCGAAGTAATTAAGTATATAGACCTTGTTGCTCCAACCTCATTATCTGTAATTATTTTGGGTGAAAGTGGTACCGGTAAAGAATATGTTTCCCGTATGATTCACCAAAAAAGTAAAAGAGCAGATAAACCATTTATCGCGATTGATTGTGGTGCTTTATCTGAAGAACTTGCTGGTAGCGAATTATTTGGACACTTAAAAGGCTCTTTTACTGGTGCTGTAACAGATAAAACTGGTCAGTTTCAGGCTGCAAATGGTGGAACACTATTTCTTGATGAAATTGGGAACTTGTCTTATGAAGTACAGGTAAAACTTTTACGAGCGATACAAGAAGGTATGGTTCGGAAAATTGGTAGTAATAAAGACGAAGCTGTGGATGTGAGAATTATCGCTGCAACCAACGAAGAGTTGTCAGATGCTGCCAAGAGAGGCGATTTTAGAGAAGATTTATACCATCGTTTAAATGAATTTAAAATTGAGGTGTCGCCTTTAAGAAAGCGTAAAGAAGATATTCAGGTTTTTGCAGATCATTTTCTTGCTCAGTCTAATAATGAGTTAGATAAAAAGATTAAAGGTTTTACACCAGAAGTAAAAAAGTATTTTCAGGAGTATAGCTGGCCGGGTAATCTTAGAGAATTTAAAAACATAGTAAGAAGAGCAGTGCTCTTAAGTACTGGTGATTATATAGGCCAAGAAAGTTTACCTGAAGAAATAACCAATCCTATTGTTGAAGACAGTTTTGATGAAGGTACACCACAATCTTCTAGCTCAGTTTCTACCAATAATCTTAAAGAGATGATTGAGAAAAACGAGCGCGAAACAATTGTGAG
It includes:
- a CDS encoding sigma-54-dependent transcriptional regulator → MPKILIVDDDPSFGLMLKKFLEKKGFEANEVLTGKSCLEKMAEESFDLALLDFRLPDMDGLDLLKAIRQKNIQIPIILMTSYANIRTAVKAIQMGAFEYLVKPINPDETLLLIKQALNQPKETKKSEAPETDKGSAEKSKPVSKGGIKFIEGISNESTEVIKYIDLVAPTSLSVIILGESGTGKEYVSRMIHQKSKRADKPFIAIDCGALSEELAGSELFGHLKGSFTGAVTDKTGQFQAANGGTLFLDEIGNLSYEVQVKLLRAIQEGMVRKIGSNKDEAVDVRIIAATNEELSDAAKRGDFREDLYHRLNEFKIEVSPLRKRKEDIQVFADHFLAQSNNELDKKIKGFTPEVKKYFQEYSWPGNLREFKNIVRRAVLLSTGDYIGQESLPEEITNPIVEDSFDEGTPQSSSSVSTNNLKEMIEKNERETIVRTLEQVKYNKSKAARILNIDRKTLYNKLKQYGIDA
- a CDS encoding OmpW family outer membrane protein, with the translated sequence MKNKILALAFSLVVLTFSSQLAFAQEKGAVTAGGGFVYGSSLEKLGLGLTGQYYFTDNLAGEVGLNFFFPNKVRTNNYEAKYSVWTINLNVNYYFNAQSDVVKPYVLGGLNFANIKSKVSRYSESYSDTHTEVGINLGGGLDFTISDKVTPFFNMKYVVSDLDQLVIGAGARFRLK
- a CDS encoding 16S rRNA (uracil(1498)-N(3))-methyltransferase, with translation MNIVLFDEVELESEIQMSDRRIHHIKKVLKIKEGETFDAGIINKSIGKAYYTHTKDSLVKLSYSKESNTPVTLNPVSLIIGIIRPVNIQRTIRDLCTLGVKALHFVVSEKSEKSYAHSKAYDISRIRNYLIEGAEQAFNPYLPEVYIHECLTDAFPFFEEYQKIAFDNYEFSNSIGKVKVSKCDTVLALGPERGWSNKERQKLREHNFSMLSLGERVLRTETACTVATSVLLSKFEII
- a CDS encoding DUF2480 family protein, with protein sequence MEEIVNRVTKSPLVTLELEAYYHPGERILLDLKDVLFQGMILREKDFREWAKNHDWSQYQDKNLAVTCTADAIIPTWAYMIIATKAEAYCNLIVQGDLDDLEMILFHNAVGGIDFESFKDKMVVVKGCSKVNVPASAYMEVCRKLYPYVKSIMYGEPCSTVPVYKKPKK